AGAGACTCTGATGAATTTGTCCTAGTGGCTTCATGCAAACGTTTCCTCGGTTTGTATGTATATCACTCTCGGAATTCTAGTTGGAAAACATATTCCAAAAGGGGACATCCATGGAAGGTTGTGgactttgttttgtttaataatACTATTTATGTTCTTACCTACAAGGCTGAAATAGGGGTACTTAGTCTGAACTCTGAAAGTTTGAAATTTCTAAAACTGAAGAATACCCCCAATGTACCTTCCTGGTCGTATAGTTTACTTAGTTGTGATGGGGAGCTTCTTGTGGTTGACTTTGTACCAAATAAAGTATTGGATGTCTACAGGATAGACTGGGAAACAATGAGTTATGTTAAGTTACAAACTTTGGGTGAGCGCGCATTATTTCATTCACCTTACAAATGCTATGCGCTAGCAAACCCGGGTAAGTGGGGATTTGAAAGCAACCGTGTGTATTCCATTGATTGGGATTCCATTGATCGGGATTCTGCAGAATGTGAAGTGTATTCAGGAAGTAATAATGAACTGGTGGAATGCATTATGCTTGCTGGTAGTAGTCGTGAAGTTCGTAGTAGATCAACACCTTATTGGCTGGATTGGTGTTTTCGAAATCAACATGATGAAGTTGATTATTCTCTGGTTGAGTAGCCTGTTAACTTGTCACCATTAAGCTTGTTACTCTCTGTTAGTTTGGATCGTTCCTTATGTTCCGTTTTTCATCTCCTTATATTTTAACTATCTAGACTAGAAAACCTTGGCATGGTTTCTAGTTTCATTATCTTTGCTCAGATTATGTGACTTTTGATGAATGACTTGTGAACTTGTGATCCTGGTAATGTTTTTGGTTGATCTTATATATTCTCTTGATTTGTTATTATGTCATTTGAAATATCTGTGTTTGTGTTTAAGTCATTTGAGAAGAGATGTAACATGTATTTAAACATGAAGCCTCAAATATCTTTAgcaaaatcaaacacacccgTAGTCTGATTTGCATCGTCTCCGTAGATACGGAGAGGTATTCTTATCAAAATACTGTACAATTGACAATACTGTACAATTCCAACTTTATTGGTCTGATTTCTAAAgtgaatatttaacatttttcttcaacaaattactttagtttttttctttggtCAAGACAATTTACTTTTACTTCACAcccgtcaaaaaataaataaagggtaAATGCCTATTTATCCCCCCGCAAAATTATGGAATTTTCGTTTACCCAGTgcgcaaatttttttttctgtttacccccttgcaatgtcaatattttttcattttgccccCTAGATGTACAAGTGGgcatctgactggaatctttgCTGACGTGGCATGCACACGtggaaatacattaaatttgtatttatttttaaaaatccacatcaattaatatttttataaaaaaatatttttttaaaaaaagattcttaaaagtttattattatttttttaataattttttttatggtcaaaaagagtaataattttttttataaaaaaaactcttaaaactTAATTATTATGCTTTtcttaataacttttttttactataaaaaaaaaatttataaaaaaaactcttcaaactttattattatgttttctttaataatttttttttactgtaaaaaaaataatactaaatttttatgaatttgtaaaaataataaaaaataattttttaaaaataagtttattattttttaaatttatttgttaaaattctttttaaatttattttttattatttttaaagattcttcaaaaaaagaaaaataaatttttaagaatttagtttttttttaaatttattatttcttgaattttttttttgcagtaaaaaataataataaagttttaagaatttgtttttcaaaaaaaaaaaaatattttttttaaaaaaataatattaacttacgtggatttttaaaaatatatataaatttaatgtcTTTCCATGTGTGCATGCCATGTCAGCAAAGATGCACAGTCAGATGCTCAATTGTCCATCTAGGGGACAAAATGGGAAattcttgacattgcagggggtaaacagaaaaaaaattcgcgcagggggtaaacgaaaaatctctaattttgcaagggggtaaataGGCATTTACCCATAAATAAATCGTGGTTTAAACTTGTTCTGGATATAAAAAAACGGGTCTAAACTTgtgataactttttttattagtaaacttttaataatttaattttgattgaaataaatttatattcattattTCGTTATGGTTGTCTCTGGATTCAAAgagcatatttttttataaatgatttCAATCATAAACTCTAAAGGATAAGTTACATTTTGGTCCATTATGTTAGTATATTTTAGATGGTGCTCTACCCAAGTTTTTCTTTTCGTGCAAACATGCagaaaaattcgaaaaacgtttttcgaattattttttattgtaaaatttggtaaacaatttaaattaaaaatttcgaAAAACGTTTTTCAAAGTTTTCTGTGCGAAAAGAGAAGTTTGGGGGTGGAAAGAgaaattatctttattttattctataatGCCCCAAATATAAATCTAGACTAATATTAAAAgcattacaaataaataatactcggatatatattaaaattacagAGAATTTTTCGTTCAAAGCAACTAATCCACAAATCGTATTGTTTGAACATAATTAAGTACATAGCAAGATATACGTAATGAACTAGATTCTAATACATAGGTTCACACACTACATAGAGGAATCATTAAACGATAACTTATAGCCTCATAATGATTCCATCACTGCCATCTCCTACTCTTCGCCGGTATACCTGTTTACCTGGAAAAAATAAAAGGGAGTGAGTTGAGACTATAAGTCTCAGTGAATTCCTACTACACCGTTATCGAGGGTGTTAGTAGTCGTGGAGAAAGACCTATCTATAAAGGTGTATCACACAATTAAATTATCTTGATCAATTTTTACGAGGACGACCTGAGGCGAGCAGGTCTTAGGAAGCATGCATGTCCGACTGATTCCAACAATGCTCAAGCGCGGAGTTCATATTTGCTCACATTTAAAGTCATGTGGATTTCCATCATATGAAACCCAACCAGCCACAAATTATCATCATAGGAAATTTGTCTAGTGCCTCATGTGGTATTTATCATCATAGCAAAATTCTGTAAAAAATGATAACAATCCCAATTGCTCCATTTTacacctagttttttttttatttctaaaatatattaacaCTTAGAATCACTTTTAATCTATCATTTTAATCATTGTAGCAAGTGTGAAAAGGTATCTAACTTACTACAATCACTAATTTTCGATAATCTATGTACACATCCAAAACTTAAAAAGTACACATATGCAAACCTATAGgaaattatttgtaattttagtagttaaattttgaaagactatttttactttttatgagAATTATATTGCTAATGTCATGATTGTTCATGATAGAAAAGAACATAGGGATCATGAGCTTGCTTCAATAGATTTTTAAGAAGTCCAACCATCTGAATGTCTTTGTTGCTATGAAGGAATAGCTTTGGAATCTATTTAGTATCCTCAATCCAATAGAAACCATTCACCattctctaaaatattattgttgctTCCTTTTATATATGTTTGTCCAAATAAAACCTTTGTCACCTTGTAGGTTTGTTCATATTCATAGTTTTGCTTCCTTTCATATATTTATCTTCAATAGTATAAATAGTTTTGCATGATTGTTTTTAACCATTTAATAATTCCAGGGTGTTGTTTTAAATATTGTTATAATAGTATTTTCTAGCAAAAAGCATAAATGCAATTATTTTCTAGCAAAAACGACTATAAATTGTTATAATAATGAAACAAAGGGAGAGTTATAAGGATGATTTGATAGCTCAGGTGGATGAGTTAAGGAGTCACGTAATTTCAATTGTTTAATTCTCACCATATCACCCACACCAAAAACCTATGAAGCAGGGACTTCGACATAgacaccgcgacacgacacAGACAATGTAAAAAGTGTAGGACACCGACAccactatatatttataaaatatataaattgagaatcaaaatatatacatgtaaatctgtTTTAAGCAAGTTAtttcataaaaagaaattttaaaacaagatacgataatattttacctttatttatccatttactatcgaaaaaattaaaaatattgtaattaaaatGTAATGTATTTAATCTCTctttgatcaatattgttgtttcgaaaaaaatattgttgtttcgacacatctttaacgcttgtagatatgtctgataCGTGCCTTAGAAGAGTAcaagcaaagaaaaaatattttttttgggatacgtgtcgtacgagtgtcttacaagtgtcggacaccgatcaaaggagtgtcaaagtaaaagaaaaattgagttttttttacaCCGGTATGAACTATCTGACACGTGTCGTACGAGTGTCATATGAGTATCAAACATCGATACTTGTTGGATACCTCGACATGcttaatcatagaggtgtccgtgcttcattgtcaaaaactaacaataatattaataactagtttaaagacccgtgcgaatgcacgagtcAATTGATTTTTATccgatatttgagtttgtcactatattattgtaaaaaattaatttaaaattaaatatttaaaaatcaataaggatataaaacttatatttttaagcttgtatttatcttatatttgtttttttatttatcttattttttttatatacatttttctatataatttaggaactttggtggtaatcaatTTTAGCAATAGATTACTAACACTAACATTAAATGttcgtaaaataaaaaaaaaaacacactaacattaaatatatttgaCAATTAAAATAGATGACAAATTTTTTGAAcattgcaaaaaaaatgaaattaatcaatattttaatttgatgTGAGTTAATTGATTTTTTGACTTGTCCCAAAAGAAAGTGATTATTCACAAGTCTTACAAAACCTCAAAACTACAGACTTTAAAGCGCACACTCTCTGCATTCCGCCTCTTCAATCGCCCCTACCGTCTTCCCCTCTTCTggtaactctctctctctctctctctctctctctctctctctctctctctctctctctctctctctctctctctctctctctctctctctctctctgtttaGGGTTTAAAACATACATTAAGATGCGTGCTGCTAGATTTCTTAAGTGGTTTAAGCTTGCAATTGAAATTGTACTACTGCGATTTTGTTGAATTTAGGTTTTTCTCTTAaactcttcaaaaaaaaaatttcttttcacTTTTATCACTATGGTTTTCTAATATATGGGTTTAATATTACTGCCATATTTTCTGGGAGATTTCCTTTACCAGATTTTCTAGTTTATGTGCTTGTTTAtaacaaaatttagaaaatctTGTATTGTATGCAGCTTCTGAATGTTGCAACTGTTTGTTGTTTTGTGCTATTGATTTCACATATTGTCTCTGAGGTGAATGTCATAGTGAATTTGGGCCTGTTTGGTTTGACTTATTTAACCTTATATATTGACATACAAACTTGTGAGATTGTGTGAGggaatttatgaaaataacttatgacatgttcataagctttttcagcttatttccataagatctctaggatagcttatgaagaCAGCTTATAGATTATAcaaaaacagtttgactttgtgttatcttgttttataGAATTAGGTTATTCATAAGTGCTTATATGCTATAAGCTTAAAATaaactgtttatccaaacagggcctGTTTTATTTGGTAAATTTATGCTTGTATGACTATAATGCTTCTTGAGCTTTAAACTTCAGTATTGCTTTCTGTTTTCTGCTTGTATATTGAAGCACTATATTCTTTGATCTTTAATTGTGAGACAAATGACAGAGAGgagatgttttatttttagaatgTATATAATTGTCCTTGTTACATATGTGAATTCAAACCAGTCTTGATGTTGTTGTTATATGCTTCAGTCTTTCCTTTAGTTTCGTGCTTGGTTTTTAAAGCACTATATCCTTTGACCACATATATAATAGACCTATATCTTACTCTTCCGTAGTGGTTCTTTAATCTCTAATTCAGACAAAAATCACCATAGCAAGGATTCGGAGGAATATGGATCAGTGTCTAGGGTTACTTTACTGAAGTTTCTGACTttgtaattatatatattttgaagcttattatttttaattgagaTTGCAGATATGTAGAGGTTGGAAAGTTTTTAAACAATTCATTGTGAAATTTGAAGTTACCTTTGATATGTAAACAGAATTTCTATGATGGAAGAGTATCACTCAAAGTTGCAATCAATTTATTTAGTGTATATAAAATTGACTTGTGGTTATGTTTCCTATTACAAGAGTGCTGTTTTATTCAAATTCTTCCATGTTTTTCATTTGCCAAAGAAATACTTTATTCAGTCTTCTTTCTTTTTGCCTTTGCtttgattttaaaactcagATCATTATGTCTCGAAGATATGATAGCCGTACAACAATCTTCTCTCCCGAAGGACGTCTTCACCAAGTGGAGTATGCAATGGAAGCTATTGGAAATGCCGGCTCTGCAATAGGAATCTTGGCAAAAGATGGGGTTGTTCTAGTTGGTGAAAAGAAGGTGACATCCAAGCTGCTGCAAACCTCAACTTCAACTGAGAAAATGTACAAAATCGATGATCACGTTGCATGTGCTGTTGCCGGGATTATGTCTGATGCCAACATCCTAATCAATACTGCTAGAATCCAAGCACAGCGTTACTCATTTGCTTACCAAGAGCCAATGCCTGTTGAGCAGTTGGTTCAATCTCTTTGTGATACCAAGCAAGGTTACACACAATTTGGTGGTCTCCGTCCGTTTGGAGTCTCTTTCCTATTTGCAGGATGGGACAAAAATTACGGCCTTCAACTTTACATGAGTGATCCTAGTGGAAATTATGGTGGTTGGAAAGCCGGTGCTATTGGTGCCAACAACCAGGCAGCACAGTCAATTCTAAAACAGGACTACAAGGATGATATCACAAGGGAAGAAGCGGTTCAACTTGCACTAAAGGTACTGAGTAAAACTATGGACAGTACTAGTCTTACCTCGGAGAAGCTTGAACTTGCAGAAGTTTTTCTTTCACCCTCTGGAAAAGTCAAGTATCAAGTTTGTTCCCCAGAGAATTTGACTAAGCTGTTGGTGAAGTCTGGGGTGACCCAACCAGCAACAGACACTGCTTAGCTTGCTGTTCCATGTCACGGGTAATTTATTTATGCACCTTTCTAACAAGTGAAACTGTTCCAAATTTATGTGTTTTAAAATTGTAAACTTCACATATCTTGGTGATGCGAAATTGTTGATggcttttttattttgtacgtatatgcttatttgtttttaagGGCATAGATCTATGATATCTACTTCTGTTtatcttgttttcttttctctgtTATCTATACGATGAACCAGGTTATGGATAGAAATGCTTGTTAGTATTGGCGGTGTCTATAACTTATAACAATTATCTCTCACTGCTATTACTATAAAATAAAGACCATCTTGTTTCACATGCCGTATTATCAAGCCCTCATTTTCTGTCATTTTTTATCAGTCTCGTTCCTTTTCACGGTTTTAGCCTACtagttaaagaaaaaaagcGAAGTATATATGTGCTTCACAATTAGGTGTGttgtataaaattataaaatagccTTAGAGTACAAATGTATCTTTTTACACACGACACTTTTTCCAAGCTTGCcatgtgaatttttttgttattgatcGAAAATATAGGCATAAAGGAGCTCATTCCATACATCAGGAACTCCTGGTAGGCACCAATGTATGcaatctgcataaccatttggATTTGATATCTGTTCTCGAGTTAGAGGTTCCCACTGTTTCCTATAGATAGATGGGTGACCTTCTTTTCTGTATTCTGAAAGCTGTGTGATGTTAAGCATTTGAACATTCAAACCTCTTGTTTTCAAATCATCAAGTACATTCTCCACCACTTGCATCATTTTAGGATCAGATCCTTTCCCCCAATACCCTTCTTTTGCAATCATATCTGTTTCTTTGTAACAATTGTCACCCTTAGTAGCTCCCCATTCCTCAGCCCtgcaaattatatattttttatattacaaatctaatatatattttttttttaagaagctaaattagtcctCCCAAATTGGCATCAGAGAGAATCAAACCTCAGACCTTAAAAGGAGCACactcccaagccaataccaatgcaccaacccaagtgggtttacaAATCTAATATGTTATCTccattaaatatattataagtATAGATTTTGCCTTATACTGATGCACCGATATGCATCTTTTGCTGTTGATGGATAATTGGATATGCACAATACTAGCGTGGTGTGATTTGATgcatatatttaaaatttccgAAACACTTATAATCTTGAAAGTAGGGCATTCAATGCCTTGAAATTTTATAAGAGAATATTTTCTAGTTAAAACTTTTCCTTTTGTTTCCTTAATCGTTGCCCAGCAAGACCCTCATAAGAAATATGCTTATAGAAAAGATTAAAAGCTCAATATCTGCAAGAACTAAAATACTTAGGCCAAAGATTAAAGCTCAATAGAAATACAAAAAAAGAGAGTATGAAGTATGGGAAATCTTTGACATCTGTTGTAAAATATTGGTACAAATGTTCTTCCAAACAAATTGATTAGCTTATGTCTATGTAAATATTCTTCTATATAATAAACTATGTTTACTTGTCTAAAACATAGTTTAACAACACAGGAatatactgtcaaaaaaaaaaaaaaaaacacagaaatatgtgaaatttaattttgaaaataagttgaagaaAATTGGTTAAGGTTTGATATCATTATTTGCTTGTTTGTGCCTAAATATTGGCTCTGTAAAATGTAGAATGAATAAGACCAAGTCCATATGGTTAGGAGGAGTAATTGGAAATCTCATTctcctcttctttttcttttattttgtggTGGCTAAATTTTGATActtaaaattaatgaaattctaaaataattctTAAAATCAGAAATTTTCGACAACATTAGCCACAAAATCAACGAtggattaaaaattaatttattttagtagTCAAATAGTACATCATCTACAATGTCATAGTCCAAAGTTGATGATTACATTTGTTAGAAAATGTTCAAAAGAATAaatggataatttttttttaatgattttatcCCTCTAAATTTTCGTCATGATTGTGTCCTACTCAACTCATGCATCTATGAATATATGTGTATATACCTTTCATGAGTAGGTGACATGCTAACAAAAAACAACTGGGTCTTGTTACGATTGACATGAACTTCCAACCAATCAGACCATGTCCTCATAGCCATTTCGTACACTCTCAACATTTCAACTCTTTTATAAATCCCATTTGGGTCCCCAAATGATCCCCACCTGCATGTGTTCAACTAAAATTGTCACTCATAATCAATTTGTAAAGTGGTTGAATAGGATAAAATACGAAACTATATAGAATCAATCATACAATTTAGTGTCTCATTTTGGAACATGGATTCTCTGCAGTTACTGCTGCACCATGCAGCAGTTGTAGAAACTATGGATTCTATGTAAGATTCAATGTAACAGTTACTACTGCATCATACAACAAATGTCCGAGACCTAAAgcattcaaaatttcaaattatagGACATTGttaatttagtctctaaaattgtaaatatttgattttcttttgttaacCCTTTATTCTTGGGGTAAGGGGGCCTTGATAATCCAAATTCGGCTGCGGGTAAATAATGTCTGACCAAGAATTGTTTTCATCAGGAATCAAACTTGAGATCTTCTGAACGATTCGTCTTAAGAAAAACTTATCAATCACTTGAGTCCAATACCTTGTTCATGTTTGGTCGTATTAGTCCATTGAATTGGTTAATTATACTCATGAGATTGCACATTGAAAAACATATggaattaattaaaatgaatgaCTAACTACTAAGTGCTTGTTAACAACTCCTAACTAACTCTTAAAGGAATTGCAACTAACTCACCAATTAAattaatcttatattttttttgggtacatagaTGAAATGGTAAACGAtttaaaactcacacacacaaagtgaagggatcggggttcgaatccgGTCATGTTGTTTGACCTAACAATTTTAGCATTTCTGaaagttaattttatatttctaataccaattaaaacatatatgattgagatgttttgaaattttagtaTTAATTTCAGAGACTAAATTATCTTTGTCCTACAATTTCATAGACTAAAATAATGATTCTATGTATATGTGATTAATATATTACAACAGAAAAAGTAACATACTAGTATCATATAATAAGTGGTTGGAAATGGGAGTTGTTGACAGGTTAGTTGATCAATGAAAGTGATGTTTGGGTTAATTGAACTTACAGAGCATTCATAAGAGGCCTTCTCCACCATAGGTAAGTGTTAAAAACTATATAGTCTGCATCAGTCCAATACTTTGCATGCTTTTCAATGGCCTTGATTCTAACAGTCCTTTCAGGTACCCTATGATTTACTGGATCATCTGAATTTGATTCTACTAGTAATGGTGACCAATAATTCTCAATGGTTGCATTGTATTCCTTGATTAAATGTGTCAATTAACCAACTATTAGTGACACATAAATAGTTCAAAAATATGATAACGATAACTTTAACCACCAGATTCTAGCGTAAGTGGTTAGTGTGCAGTGTGTGTGAGTATCGTAAATTTCAAGGTATCGAGTTTAATTCTTActcataaaaaattgatgacacGAAATTTTGTGAGACAATTAGGAAAAGATGGAAGAGAATAATTGAATAGGAAACGACCCACAAGTGTAATAAAAatgtgttcattttttttttaatcttggTGTTACTGTTATGTATACTTGGACAAACAATTATCTTCTAATTGAGAATAAATTTTAAGACTTTTGTCAAATAATACATCCTGTGTTTTCTTTTGCCTAATAACTTTGTTTAAAatcattgtaccaaaaaaaggtTTAAAATCAAACAGGAACAtgtattttttggtcaaatgtGCAACAGTTTGTAACAGTTAGATCATTTTGCCTAATAACATGTATTTTAAGTTTTCATGTAACAAATAGGACCTTTAAGTTTCTAATTTGTTGCATCATTACTCTTTCAGTTATCCTACGTTTTCAAAAACATTCACGTGAACCATTAATTTTAATGTTAACCATGATGAATTTGAGGGTCAATGTCCAACTAGAAGGGAGGTTAATTGTAAGAAGGGACTCATTTCTTAGCTAAAAAACTTAAGggactttttatttattacctaaaaaatttaaatgacctAACTATTGCAAATGCGAAACTAAAAAGACTCGTGGATGAATTTgacctattttttattatcttagaaaatcaaacatcatttttttttataaaatatatatatatatatatatatatatatatatatatatatatatatatatatatatggggagggatcaaattacaccggtgtaacatttgagtaatgttacaccgctcaataacgctttaacgaatacaaattttacaaaatccaccgtttgattgaaagtttatatcatatagatcatctatgttagaatttataaaaatctaaaatcgtttgatatgttattgagatcgatcaagatgatcggtattcaataaaaatacataaaccattaatcttgattggtctcaataacataccaaacgattttagatttttgtaaaaattaatatggatgatctatacaatataaacttttaatcaaacggtggattttgtaaaatttgtattcgttaaagcgttattgagcggtgcaacattactcaaatggtacaccggtgtaatttgatccctcccctatatatatatatatatatatatatatatatatatatttagaagCAACTTCTGTTCTTTCTTTATTTCCTGgtttaatttaaatttgaaagtCACCAGAAAAAGAAGTTTGGGAGGCTCCTGACTCCTGTTTTATTTACTATACTATTGGAACATTTCCAATTCATCTCTAATCAGGTTTTccctctaaattttttattcttaaaatatgatataaaatacataagaaaaaaaaaagaaacatataatTAAAGAGACCATGCATGTTTATATTTGTAAAGCTTATTATGAGAGTGGAAACTTACTTTGATCTTGAAAATGTTTAATGAACCATTGGCAATGGATTGCATGGATTTGAGAGATGAAGGTATTATAGAGTCAACAAGACAAACCATAGAAACCCATTGGCCTCTGTTGAGTGAATCCCCCACAAATACAAGCCTCTTGTTCCTTAGCCTTTCAAGCAATTTTGTGGCATTGAACCTTTTTAACATAGAAACAATAACCACATTCCACACAAAGCTCAAAAACATAGCCAACCCtgattaatcatatcataaatATAGGTATATATAAACCATAACAACAATTACAAtcttaaaaaaacttaaatatatttgtagttCTCGTAGAATTCGCGATTTTTTAAGTTTAGTTCCTAcaaaaaatttcacaattttagttcctgtttttcttttataagtTCTAAAAGCATTATTTTTGTACAAATTAATAAAAGTagagactaaaattaaaattaaaaaagaaattgatgtaGGGACTAAGCTTGAATAGTGACAATTTATTTGGTTGTGAAATTCGCATACACTAAAGTGTGTAGAAAAGGAGTATCGTACTACACCCTATCATATCAAATATTTTCAGAGTCTTTTACTATTTGAGATGCACTCACGGAACGAATAGTGACAaatttatagggactaaaaattaatttaatccTTAAAAATGTTATGTATgatgagagaaagagagaaacaCCTAGGCAAGTCACATTGGTGAGGCTTCCACCTCCAATTTTGGTAACTTAAGTCCTTCCTTCCAAACTTCTCACAAGCCAATTGATCTGACATGAAAGAACATTCCTTCTCTTTATATAATGGATAAGATACATTATCAAAAACCCACTTACCAGAAAATAAGTCACACTTTGATGAATTTAATGAGTCAATAGAGACATTTATTTTTTGAGATAGTTTTACTCCTGATCTATCTTGTGTTTGATAAATGGTTGTGATAACTAAAAGAGTGGTTAAGATTGCTACAAGAGAATGAAAGATATTTTTGATTCCCCAAGTGTTTCCTATCACTATTATTTGG
This genomic interval from Trifolium pratense cultivar HEN17-A07 linkage group LG6, ARS_RC_1.1, whole genome shotgun sequence contains the following:
- the LOC123888087 gene encoding probable F-box protein At1g44080; amino-acid sequence: MQVDKMASTKLGMEQGNNEEDSNRSNSSNALPLSSSGKKMKEDKDISPLDGDMLDIVSKKLVSFDDLFNFSAVCKEWRAVHKIYWRKFLESQSPLIVQTTRNAKRFYSFYSIPEKRAYSSKLSYFRGKSYCGSSSGYLVMAGANNILQLMNPFTRKQKIIDISVVRKDLTYFACRVLLAFTRDSDEFVLVASCKRFLGLYVYHSRNSSWKTYSKRGHPWKVVDFVLFNNTIYVLTYKAEIGVLSLNSESLKFLKLKNTPNVPSWSYSLLSCDGELLVVDFVPNKVLDVYRIDWETMSYVKLQTLGERALFHSPYKCYALANPGKWGFESNRVYSIDWDSIDRDSAECEVYSGSNNELVECIMLAGSSREVRSRSTPYWLDWCFRNQHDEVDYSLVE
- the LOC123891188 gene encoding proteasome subunit alpha type-4-like, whose translation is MSRRYDSRTTIFSPEGRLHQVEYAMEAIGNAGSAIGILAKDGVVLVGEKKVTSKLLQTSTSTEKMYKIDDHVACAVAGIMSDANILINTARIQAQRYSFAYQEPMPVEQLVQSLCDTKQGYTQFGGLRPFGVSFLFAGWDKNYGLQLYMSDPSGNYGGWKAGAIGANNQAAQSILKQDYKDDITREEAVQLALKVLSKTMDSTSLTSEKLELAEVFLSPSGKVKYQVCSPENLTKLLVKSGVTQPATDTA
- the LOC123891187 gene encoding protein trichome birefringence-like 34 produces the protein MTIAKAYQIIVIGNTWGIKNIFHSLVAILTTLLVITTIYQTQDRSGVKLSQKINVSIDSLNSSKCDLFSGKWVFDNVSYPLYKEKECSFMSDQLACEKFGRKDLSYQNWRWKPHQCDLPRFNATKLLERLRNKRLVFVGDSLNRGQWVSMVCLVDSIIPSSLKSMQSIANGSLNIFKIKEYNATIENYWSPLLVESNSDDPVNHRVPERTVRIKAIEKHAKYWTDADYIVFNTYLWWRRPLMNALWGSFGDPNGIYKRVEMLRVYEMAMRTWSDWLEVHVNRNKTQLFFVSMSPTHERAEEWGATKGDNCYKETDMIAKEGYWGKGSDPKMMQVVENVLDDLKTRGLNVQMLNITQLSEYRKEGHPSIYRKQWEPLTREQISNPNGYADCIHWCLPGVPDVWNELLYAYIFDQ